The following proteins come from a genomic window of Pangasianodon hypophthalmus isolate fPanHyp1 chromosome 24, fPanHyp1.pri, whole genome shotgun sequence:
- the LOC128317313 gene encoding serine protease FAM111A-like, translating into MSNRYKEEGEKSGPDTDTTKIKTEHHGHTLRFRYQFRKYELTCNAPVTVQDRLQTDFYFKAICKKNQKGGQKELVIQREQLPRAAVTPHFPCCLLSDNELLDIKFIISDGNSGRVKTQNHSVLSTENFVSFYIKTKGEKNIRMLMKNKELKTIVDYVCVYAVKGEAVRAALKRDGRFNTVLFKKGALKEEKTESIMHLSNLVDHLDGKQFQVIVSPHPSGSQEPSQESSQEMSHESGETVKDEKSEVSEPPQEKKNNKDSTSAQEKETETPEKEKKSRKYPDLKEIPNTQEILSLLRAQHGELLKTLKERENLKNNVEVKRFFRKEYDKSAQSFSEVKRVKQLMELSDSVCQIRNNGFGSGTGFLLFDRYVLTNAHVVGGLVPCTPPLKHSLTAVFDFEGLQSEVKVIPVKENVVAFLNGKDDMGNYLDFALLELSTDGKSDLPELVRRYSPPRDRGGVCIIGHPEGGVKRMDPCFIIAKDDIKQEAKRYSEKNQNLNVFRVITEQCLVEDKEKRKSQIMYHSCFFHGSSGSPVFDEYCNLIGVHTGGYFYEGQRGETRSVMEYGLPMFPILVQIFIQCSKKERADVLQYFESQNNMEDILQVAKEQLQRSSQPMDIP; encoded by the exons ATGTCTAACCGTTATAAagaggagggagagaagagTGGACCGGACACGGACACCACTAAGATA AAAACAGAACATCATGGACACACCTTGAGATTCCGTTACCAATTCAGGAAATATGAACTGACCTGTAATGCGCCTGTGACCGTCCAGGACAGACTCCAAACAGACTTCTATTTTAAAGCCATCTGTAAGAAAAACCAGAAGGGAGGACAGAAGGAGTTGGTCATCCAGAGAGAACAGCTGCCCAGAGCTGCTGTGACGCCACATTTCCCCTGCTGTCTGCTCAGCGACAACGAACTTCTGGACATCAAGTTCATCATTTCAGACGGAAACAGCGGTAGAGTGAAGACGCAGAATCACAGCGTTCTCTCGACTGAAAATTTTGTCAGTTTCTACATCAAGACAAAGGGTGAGAAAAATATCCGTATGCTGATGAAAAACAAGGAGCTGAAAACAATCGTGgattacgtgtgtgtgtacgcagtGAAGGGGGAAGCAGTGAGAGCGGCACTGAAGCGCGATGGGCGATTCAACACTGTGCTTTTTAAGAAAGGCGCTCTCAAAGAGGAGAAAACCGAGAGCATAATGCATCTGTCAAATCTCGTTGATCATCTGGATGGAAAGCAGTTTCAGGTCATTGTGTCTCCTCATCCGAGCGGCAGCCAGGAGCCGAGCCAGGAGTCGAGTCAGGAGATGAGTCACGAGTCAGGAGAAACAGTGAAAGATGAAAAAAGTGAAGTTTCTGAGCctcctcaggaaaaaaaaaacaacaaagactCCACCAGCGCTcaagagaaggagacagagacaccagagaaagaaaagaagtctAGAAAATACCCAGACTTAAAAGAGATCCCAAACACACAGGAGATCCTGAGCCTTCTGCGAGCTCAGCATGGAGAGCTGTTGAAGACGCTGAAAGAACGAGAGAATCTGAAGAATAATGTTGAAGTGAAGAGGTTCTTCAGAAAGGAGTATGATAAAAGTGCTCAGAGCTTTTCGGAGGTGAAGAGAGTGAAACAGTTGATGGAGTTGTCCGACTCCGTCTGCCAGATCCGCAATAATGGTTTTGGAAGTGGAACTGGATTTCTGCTCTTTGACAGATATGTCCTCACCAACGCACATGTTGTTGGAGGCTTAGTCCCTTGTACACCACCACTGAAACACAGTCTAACAGCTGTGTTCGACTTTGAAGGTTTGCAGTCTGAAGTAAAAGTCATACCAGTGAAGGAGAACgttgttgcttttttaaatggGAAAGATGACATGGGGAATTATCTGGATTTTGCTTTGCTGGAACTGAGCACTGATGGAAAATCTGATCTTCCTGAACTGGTGAGGCGCTATAGCCCTCCACGCGACAGAGGTGGTGTCTGCATAATTGGACATCCAGAGGGTGGAGTCAAACGAATGGACCCCTGTTTTATTATCGCAAAAGACGATATTAAACAAGAAGCAAAGAGATACTCTGAAAAGAACCAAAACCTTAATGTCTTTCGTGTCATAACAGAGCAGTGCTTGGTTGAGGACAAGGAAAAACGTAAATCCCAGATCATGTACCATTCCTGTTTCTTCCACGGATCATCCGGCTCACCGGTGTTTGACGAGTACTGCAACCTGATTGGTGTTCACACCGGTGGATATTTTTATGAAGGACAAAGAGGAGAAACGAGGAGTGTGATGGAGTACGGCCTGCCGATGTTCCCCATTCTGGTGCAGATCTTCATTCAGtgcagcaagaaagaaagagctgaTGTACTTCAGTACTTTGAGTCCCAAAACAACATGGAAGACATTCTTCAAGTGGCAAAGGAACAGCTACAGAGAAGTTCTCAGCCCATGGACATTCCATAA